CGGCGGAGTCGAGCCCGGCGCCGTGCGGACCGGTAGGTGCGTGGGGTGCGACCGCGTGGGTTGGCGGGGCCTCACGCGTGACGCGTGATCAGTCGGCCGGGATCCGGCCGCAGAGCCGGTTGCCCGGCTCCGCCGGGTCGTCGCTGATCCAGAACTGTCGCCACAGCAGGGCGAATTCTGCGCGGCCGAGCCGGCCGTCGCCGTCGACGTCGAGACGCGCGAAGACACCGGTCAGGTCCACCGGCCGGCCGTTCCAGGTCTCGACGAGTCTGCGGTGCTCCTCCGGGGAGATCGTGCCGTCCCCGTCGGAGTCCACGGCGTCGAAGACGGTGTCGGCGGTCGCGGTCACGTCCGCGATCATGCCGGGGAGCCGGTCCACGAGCGCGAGCACCTCGTCCATGCCGATCGCGCCGTCCCGGTCGGTGTCCCCGATCTCCAGCAGCGCCGCCCACCAGCCCATCAGCAACGACTCCACCCGCGCCCGCAGTTCGGTACCGGGACCCACCCCCGGCAGCCGGCTCCAGCGGGCGACGAGCGCCCGGAAGTCCTCCTCGCGCAGATAGCCGTCGCCGTCCGTGTCGAACGCGGCGAACACGCCTGAGAGTTTGCGTTCCTGAAA
Above is a window of Streptomyces sp. NBC_01498 DNA encoding:
- a CDS encoding EF-hand domain-containing protein; its protein translation is MASEFQERKLSGVFAAFDTDGDGYLREEDFRALVARWSRLPGVGPGTELRARVESLLMGWWAALLEIGDTDRDGAIGMDEVLALVDRLPGMIADVTATADTVFDAVDSDGDGTISPEEHRRLVETWNGRPVDLTGVFARLDVDGDGRLGRAEFALLWRQFWISDDPAEPGNRLCGRIPAD